In Juglans regia cultivar Chandler chromosome 13, Walnut 2.0, whole genome shotgun sequence, the DNA window ATTCTTATTAGATTGGTTTGATCTGGATAAAAATGGCCATATAGTATGCAGATATCCAATTAAATATCATACAAAGATATCATACAgaatattgatttatattattaatcaatttgCTTTAATTCCATTAATTATTTGACGCCTTCCACCAAACTTCAGTACTCATACCCTCACGCGAGTGGTACTGCTGCTACTTGACACTTCACATTCTCATAACATTCTTTgatattataagaaattattatGAAATGCAACATGCATTCGGGTTTTCATCGCTGAAGAGCTGAGGAGGTGGGATTCGTTCAATCACAAACAGTGGCTGATCATAATAGTACATCATCCTCTTCATACCCTCCTCATCACCTCCACCTTCCTTAATGGCTTCTAATTCCTTCATTTGATCTTCAGCACCCTTATTGTCTTCTTTCTTTGCTTCTTCTGGTGGTTTTTCCtgatcttctttcttttctccattgtcttctttcttttcatcaGGTTTTGCTTCTTCTGCTGGCTTCTCGGcttccttattttcttctttcttctcggGCTCAGGCTCGGGCTGTGGTACAATTCGAGCTTGCTTTTTGGTGCGTCTATAAACATAGGCCACAAGCTTTTCTGCATCCATGGTCCCCGTGACCATGACCTTCTCAGAACTGAGCTCGGTTACGACTGTTTGAACACCTGTAACACAACATGAGTAATCAAATTTCAGATTCATTTATTCCCTAAGACAGATTGTGTCTGAtgatttcgtttttttttttttttttttttcccaaattagAACATGCCAGCCCCCTATAAGGATAAAATACTCTCCAATTTATTCACTGAATTGTATGGTCCTGCCACATAAGATGGCCAACCATGCATTTGGATCAGCCAGATGCTGATTTGGCTAGGTCGTAGTGGCTCTAGACCCTCAGGCAAAACCAGGAATGAGAAAGCATCGATCCTTTATGGGATTCCTTTCATGTCAACTTTCCTCATTGTTTCATGCAGTTGGTCAACCACACTCAAATAATTAACTTAGCTTATAGAGTATCTTCCTCTGAACTATCTTCCTCTTAATCATTAGTAGTACCTCTCATCTTGAGTATCTTCCTCTTAAGTTGCTCTGCACAGGCCTCACAGTGCATGTTTACCTTGAGTTCCACTGTCACTAATCCAGTAACCTGGAGTACAGTAAAGCAAGACTGTCTTCAATATGCTAGTAAAAAATTAAGTActttactaaattaaaaattttttttttttcttctagtttCTAAGTAATTAAAGTTACTGCATAAGACCTGTGAAGTAACAACTTCTGGGATGGGTTCACCCTCAGATGCTGGTAATGGGGATAAGACTTTTGCTCTTCTTTTAGTCTTTTTGATGATTTTCATGCACACAGCTTGAGGCTCCACTATCCCCTTTATAGTCACTTCGTTTTTAGCCATGTCAACCTCAACACCCTCCACTCCTGATGACAATCATAAACAGAAGTTATAGCGCACACACGTTCCTGCACATGCACACATATTAACTCAAAGAAACTAAACTTCAGTATAACCATTAATAAAGAAATGGGACCTCTAATCCTCATTATTGTCTTCTCGATCTTCTTGGCACATCCAACACAATGCAAATCCACGTACAAGATTAATGGAGATGGTGGTTTTGGCTCTTCCTTCTCCTGATCCTGTGGCTTCTCTTCCTTattctcctctgttttctcttcttttttctcttctgctttctcctctttcttttcctctgcTGTAGCTTGTTTCTACAAATGCAAATGAAATAACAACCAATAAGGATAGACGAAATGTAGCCCCCCAAAACAGCCAAAACCTcaataaaaatgaatgaaactCTAAAATGCAAAGAACATGCAGAAACTTACCTGTTTAGCTTCTTCACCCATTTCTATCAATCGCGAGtaagatataatttaaattagaaaGGGAAGGAGAAAGGGAGGGAGGAGTAACAATGAGAAGAGAGTGATTATATATACAGACACTGAAATTATAATGGATGGAAGGTGGGACTGCTGCATATAAAGCAAAAAAACTGTAATATTCCTGAGCACATGCAGTGCCACTAACTGTGCAAAGAGCCACTTAATTTAATATTCCTTTTctgattatttttcaaactccAAGGCTGAAGAGGAACCTCAGAAGGGGGAAAAACCAGTGTAGCAGGGTCGGCAGATTTATAGAGAAAATAGATAAAGTAAACATTGAAAAAAACACAGATGGTAAATACTTTCAATCACCCACCGACcgggttgattttttttcataaggtggCCAACGTTAGAAATGTGTAGCCATCTCATGTGGACAACCTGGATAACTTCATCCTAATCAACGACTTGTTATATCTGATGTGGGAAAAACCACACGTTTTTTTTGCATCTGATCCCCACCAATTTAGCAAATGAACAACTACCGCCAAGCTGGTTGGTTGCACTTGGTCCTTGGTTACTTCTAAGTGTTTTGACATGTATCAAGTCTTGAGTTCAAATCTAAATATATTCACTTTAGATTATAAGTATTTGCCACCTAAGAATTCATTGAATTCTCTAGTGTGACTGGGTTTAAGCTATAGCCTATAGCTCAAACTCGAGTTGAGGGAGAGTGCATATGGCTTCCCACCTTCTAGGTCCCTCTTGTTCGATTCGCAGCAGATAATGTGTTACCATGGTCACGCCCACGAAAGGTAGCCACCTTCGATTGTCTCTCCTACacttttctttaataaaaatctaataaaataaaaaagaactcaTCTAAGAtatatggttaattaaattagataattaatatcttttttcattttagattttgttatCTCCAATCACACATATtgtattttaagtaattgacTTATAAAACAACTCAACAACATGCTACATCAATTGGTCCAattgaaaatgacaaaaatcaAAACGAGGAATAGCTTGTTATTGCCCTATGTATATTGGTATCTTGGCTTCTTCACATGAATTAGTACCTATCATGATTAACACTTGATAGTCTAGATATTGGCTTTTATGCTATTAGCAATAAGGATctaaaaatctaacaataaGTTGTTAATTGTCTCAATGTATGTGTACACCATATCAAAACGACATGTTGCATGCTAATTGTCTCAAAATGCTGAATAAAGAGAACAGGCTatataagattttctttttctttttctttttctttttcttcttttttttgtctGTTGAATGTGCTTATAATTAACATTTGTGCCGCTTTATTTCCAGCAGTATTCAgtatttcttttgctttcaaCGCAACTATGAAATGATAcgtccaaataaataaataataataaaagaaaaagttatagattTTATGAATGGTATGCAGCATTAGTCTACAGTACCTTACTTTTTGACAGACACTTGTGCATATGCTTCATCCCATGTCCACTGACGTATTTGATATATTGCTTAGCTTAAATTTCTAGTGTTATGTTTACGCATCAAACTTGTAAGAACTTATTTATCTCAAAGGCATATGGCTTTATAgaaagggaaatgctatgcatcagccccacaccggcacacacttcacatcactttttttttttttttacactcaataggttgagtgtgtgctggtgtggggctgatgcaaatatttttccttatagAAAAGGAGCAACTGCTGTGATCAGGACCTAGATGTACACCCTCCAATTACACACCACCACATCATCATTTTAGTAGTTCGACAAAAGTTTTGCTACAAATTAGGAACTGTTCACATCACACACTCCAtacctataactttttcataagatgcggatgtgtttttcatagggtgtggggCGTAGAATAGTGAATAGtggttgatgagaaaaaaaatttcattcgaCAATGAGTTTTAAAACTATATCGGATTaagattttttagaagaaaaatataaatctaaaactatAAATTCCTAAAAATCTTAAtgcttataattatttttaggacAATAGCCAACCACCATTCCAGTCGCCACTTCGGTGGCGGCCGATGGTAGCCGAAAAATCACTAGTGTTAGTTTAGTTGGATCCAGCATCGGAGTCGCATAACCTTGTCAGACCTAGTGCCAAAGTGATCGGATTTGGTCAAATTTGGCACCACCCTCTAGGGCTCATACAGTCACCCTAACCCAAAATTTACCCTAGGTTCAAGGTCTATCTTGGGGTGGACGCATTAGCCTTATGTTGGAGGGTGTAAAAGACTTTATCTAGGTCCTAATTGTTGATCAAAATACatatagagaaatgctttagtcacaaaaagatcccataaaaataaatttacaaaatgatatagcttgatgtgatatattatatatattgtaaagcTACTagtacttttattataaagtagatctaacatataCTATAAGAAGACTTCTTATTTGCGATTAGTTATTTCCagctaaaatgagtctgtttccGTGACAAAAAAAGTCACAAATACccgtttttcttatagtgatatcatataaagtcatgtcaatttgtggttttatttttatgagatttttttatggttatAACACTTCTGTGTTTgaagtaattttatttgaagtaattttataaatcaattacTTCAATTGAAAAACTACTtaaaatatgatacattagTTGGTGTGATCAGGAATAACAGAATTCAAGATGAAATAGTTTGGTAAGATAGTGTTATCACATGTTTAAGAAATCCCTAGCTGACCCATCATTTCGTGGTTGCCAACGAAAGAGAGAGCATTTGGTAAACCCAACAGGAAGCTTTATGGTAACCCAAAATGACagcaagagagagaaagtgaaaggggaaagaaagaaagtcgTTGTTATTAGTTCAGGTTTGTGATATGAAGGGTAGCAACCCACGTGAGATCAACTTAATTTCTTGTATGCAATGCAAATATTTACACGCaaaaccaattatatatatatatatatatttgcaatccCCACGTTTCGTTCATCCCAAATTCAAGAGTCATGGAAAATGTGAAAGTCATTTGCTTAGCGATCTGATTTATCGAAGAAGTACATCCTAAGTAAATCTTATCCTTTATTCTTTCTCTATAGGCACTTTTATGAGatctttttgtgactaaaacCGAAAGATCGAAGAGCCCTTACTTTCTAAGTGGTCGGACAACAGATGGAAATGACTCAGCATAAGACATTAACTGAACCTCCATCTTGGAAGATTTGGGCTAAAGATCTCAACCACTGAAAGATTTCAAGCCAAACAAATTTCACCAACCAACATATCTTCTTTCTGATGCAAAAGTGTTACAAAGTCCAGCCAAAAAGAAAGGCAAAAATCTTAAGAGGTTGACCTCCTTAATTCTAATCCACCTTCTCCTAGCTTTCTCCACTAATAAAGATGCTAATTTAGGTTATGTTTGTTGGAATCACTTCAACTTTGAAAGATAGGCTGATTAGGAGATTCTCATCTTATGCCAAGTGTTGGCAATGCCATTATTAGAACGGCCGATTAAGAGAATCTAGATTATTTGTTCAGCCTAGTTGATTAAAGCAATCATACTCTAAAACCATTTGTTTTTGGGCAAAGTGCAATCATACTCAACCACTCATTAATTTAGCTTTCATGTTTCAGAAAGCACATATATATGAGAGTTTCAAATTGTTAACATGCATGCAAATCAAATGTTGTCATATAAACGATATGGATGATGTGCTCTTCATACTTAATTACAGCTAAAGGATTTATCCTACAGTCCtttaaatattgtatatttGTCTCAAATTAGGAAAAAGAACTCGTTTATATGTACAAAATCATGAAAAGATGGAACAAATGATAAACTATACAGTGACCATCATAATGGTCAAGATCGTGCAGTTGGGATTTTCATGTGTCTTGATTATTTGTTTGTGATcgaattttcttaaattttttgttgGACAAACACTTTTGGTGTGCTCTTTATGTAAGGCCGGTGACcaataatttaaagaataattgagaatttaaagccatttggatagtgagatgagatgagatagttttagatgaaaattaaaagttaaataaaatattgttagaatattattttttaatattattattattttgagatttgaaaaagttgaattgtttattatattttgtgtcgaaatttgaaaaagttataataatgagatgagatgaaatgaaatactttcactatccaaaatGCCTTAAATCTTTTAAAacatacaaatttataatgGAAATGGTAAATTATTGAAGGGCAGAGCCACACCATCCAAAAAAGAGATGT includes these proteins:
- the LOC109006140 gene encoding heavy metal-associated isoprenylated plant protein 9-like, whose product is MGEEAKQKQATAEEKKEEKAEEKKEEKTEENKEEKPQDQEKEEPKPPSPLILYVDLHCVGCAKKIEKTIMRIRGVEGVEVDMAKNEVTIKGIVEPQAVCMKIIKKTKRRAKVLSPLPASEGEPIPEVVTSQVTGLVTVELKVNMHCEACAEQLKRKILKMRGVQTVVTELSSEKVMVTGTMDAEKLVAYVYRRTKKQARIVPQPEPEPEKKEENKEAEKPAEEAKPDEKKEDNGEKKEDQEKPPEEAKKEDNKGAEDQMKELEAIKEGGGDEEGMKRMMYYYDQPLFVIERIPPPQLFSDENPNACCIS